Below is a window of Arabidopsis thaliana chromosome 2, partial sequence DNA.
TGGTCGATTCTTCCATCTCAATGCATTGTACCTCTTTGCAGTATTCTTCTGATTGATCTCCTGAATGCCTGGGCGACATTTCCTCCTCCAGATCATCATCAGAGTGAGACCTAACATGAGCTCTTGCAGTCGACAGAGGCGTTGACGTCCCATCTGATATGAAACTGGTCCTGTCTGGATCAACCACGCCTGATATCTCTGACACTGAACCATCCTCCCACTTGTTGGTACGGTTACGGAAATGCGGAGTTCCAGccttttaaggaaaaaaacaaacaaacaaatggtTAGCTAAAACTGCTATCgaaatataaaagattattGGATAAACTGTCATTGAACTGAGATACCTTCGAAGACGCATCGTGTTCCACCATCTTCATAAAATCTTCAAGCCGAGATTGAGCAATATCCCGCTGTTTTGTCATTTCTGCAAGCTGCTTCTCCATCTGCACGACATCAAAGCTTGATCAGAATAAAtccaactaaacaaaaatcaaccaACTCATGCCAAAAGATCTGTGGAAACAACTTCTGGGTTTTCCCAAAAGCACAAACCTTTTGTATCTGaagatctttctttctcagtGTCACCCCACAATCGCAGCTTGAGGTTGCAGGTGCTGGGTTTCTCAGCTCGCTCTCGAGCCTGGCTAGCTCACGCTGTAGTTGCTTCACCAAAGCCTTGTCTGACATAACAACATTGATCTGTGCTTTCGTGGTGACTTCCTTGGCACAGCAAGCAAACAAGAGAGTGTTTCTAGTCTGCTCCACATGACTCCTCGCTGGACTCAGCGTGCAGACTATGGCGGTTCTGGCATTGCCCCCCAAGCACGGCTGAAGAATGCGTGTGAGTTTGGAGTCTCTATAGTTGATGTGTCCTTGTCTTCCGTTGCTACATCATGTTGACAGTCTTTATATTAATGCACATTAAGTTTCAGAAAGACAAATATAGATGCTTGTAAAGtcccaattttgttttgtcaaaatgCTAAAAATAGTATGGTTTTAGTGTCAGCCAAAGTATCACTTCCACACCTGAGTTTGCGTATCACTGTTCCTAGAGTCAGCAAGCTTCGATTGATATGACAACCCTCCTTAAGTCTTGCACCAGCTGATAAGGCCTGCGATGCACGCTCGCTCCCCgccaaatcaataaaattctGTACATAAGAAACAATGAGTACAAACAAGATGATTGGCAAAGCTTATAACCTTAACAcccaaaagaagataaagcaGATGAGTACATACCACACTCGCCATGAGAGTGGTTGAGTTTTCCTTGCCTAAGAACTCACGAGCAGAGCTTTCAACTGTCTACACAATGTTAACAATTTAGATAAGGCACtgagcaaaaaaagaaaggaaaatctTTGTGCCTTAGATCCAGTGATAGAAAAGAGCTTTACTAGTTTGATAATTTGATGAGATCTTGAACTTCTCTCATTTAGTGAAGTTTCACCAATCTTCCGCTGTGCTGcaataagaaaatcaagaagtAAAGAAACATGATGAGAGATATTTCTAAGACAACATTTTATACAGAATAACCTGAGTTGCAAATCCTGAGCAAGCTCCATAACTATCAGCTCGTTGTAGTAACAGAAAATAGGTTGACTATTTGAGATTATTACCTTCACAAACTGAGATAAGTTCCTTCAAATGGTTCCAATCTCTCAGCGTTTCCTCTGTGGCTTTTTCAACGGCGGCCCCTTTctaaatggaagaagaagaaaaacacgaGAAGAGAGTCACACaacattattaacaaaaagaactcGCAGtaaggagagaaaaaaaaatctttcaccTCAGGGTCATCTCGTAGCCTCAGTGGTGTACTATCTGGGCTGAGAAGATCGCGGATGGCCTCATTGTAGATCTCTATAGCCGAAAATTTCACAACAAATGCCCTATCTTCATGCTGCAGTGTCCAGTCCAATTAGTGAAAAGAGGAATACATATCAAAGTAGTATGCGAGAAAATCAGCCTTAATTTTTGGCAGTAccttaaatatataatcaaatatgtCAGCCACAGCAAACTCAGTTATACCAGACATGGTGTATGTCTTTCCACTGCTCGTCTGACCATACGCGAAAATACTAGCTGGGAAACAATAAGTATTGAATCACTTGGCTATCCACGCCATTGATGTCTACGTCATTACAACATTAAAGGAAACTTACAGTTAATTCCTTTGACCACCGAGAGAGCAACTTCCTTGGGGCCATCTTCGTAAACTTGTCTGGTTGGGCATTCACCTCGGTACACTCTATCTGTCACCAAAATGTCAAAAGAGAAATGGGTATCTAAATCAACTCATGGATGCGGTGTACAAGTGTGAAATATACAGGGACAAGGCCAGGTAGATTTAAATTTATAGAAGAGGATAGAACAGTTCAAAGAAACCAATAATTGAAGTTGATTTAAGCACATAGAAGAAATTTGAACTCAAAACACCATTATTGCGATTCTTACCAAATGAGTATGCAGAAGGAAAAGTTGAGCCCTCACGCAACGTGTTTCTGTACAATACGGTGGTGTCGTTGATGCATTCCCAGTCCGCAGCTTCATTAGCCAAGATCTCTTTCTCGTTCAGAGGTCTCAGTCTCACCAGAACCAATATCTTCTCTTCCCGGGCAACATGCACCTGtgtcttctccattttcttcagCTCTTCTCCAGCAATCGCTCCCATTGCTCACTGGTCAAATCACAATGATGCACAATGAGCTCATTTCATTCATATTTTAAGGAATGTTGAAAGCTATCAAGAACAGAATAGATCTGAGGAGAGACCAAAAGAGTACTTACTTTCCAACTAACACAACCATAAAGAAATGATAAAGCTCAGAAATCTCAActtaccaaaccaaaaacaagaaacatgcCTAAAAAATCTCTTAGTAGTGTTCcttaaaaacagaggaaacttGAACAGTTCAACAAAGCAAGCTCATAGTACGTATGTCGATTACACTGTATTTAAACACTAGAATTAAGAATTTCTTCAACACACTGCttaaacagaaagaaaaagaaaccgaAAGAGAGATGACTTATTACTTATTAATAGGGAGGGATGTTGTAATTAGAATAACAAAAGAGAGCTTACTTAGAAGGTGATCAACCTTTAAACTGaagaacaaacaacaaaaagactaccgacttttttttatctttagtGGTCACCCACTAACTATGCTTGAAAACGAAGTCATGTATCATCAATCTAAAGtttctttaaagaaaatataagtaaCAAAAGGACCCACAAAACCATACCTTCTCTGTTTAAACGTATCTCTATATTATAATGGCAAAGAAagaactgaaaaagaaaaagttatcaTCATATTCAAAGTACTTTGATTGTAATCTTACACACGCAAAAGcagacagaacaaaaaaaaaagagaaaggaatttaatatatagaagTTGTTGTATACTCATAAGTCTTTCTCAACAGCGCACTTGAGTTAATCATAATAatgaaacaaaggaaaaacaaaagtctaagttaacataaaaagaaatcatgacTAATTCAATATAATAATAGATTTTGACTTGAATGCAAAATACCCCACATCTTGATAACTAAGAAACTCTAAATCTTCTCTTGTTCATGTACAATGTGTACAATATTTTGTGTGTTAGATGTTGAATATGAGTGAGAGAGGCTTTATACCTTGTGAGATatgttgtcttcttcctcaaagTGATTCTTCAGAAGCTCCTCTAATCTGAAACATCCACCACAGATATCAGcattaaaacacacacaagacTGATTTTGAAAGTGGAATAGGAAATATAATAAACCCTAGATAGAAATTTCTGAATCTATAAAGCGCATCCAAATAAAAACGCCAAGTGTTCTCCactaaaatttccaaaaatagcaATCTCGATCTAAAAAATAGGGAACACTTGACCCAAAATAATTCCTAGAATCAAGCTGGTcaaaaaaatcagataaagaaACAACACTTCAcccaaattaagaaaatcagaaatcaGAGGAGAAATTTGAGAAATCAAGGTCTCTCTATCTAATCTATGAAACAGTGGAATCGGAAGCTCAAAGAAGAACCCAGGATCTCTATCACACATTACACATAGTGCGAAAAATccggagagaaagagagagaatcacAGTACATTaccttcttcgtcttcgtctaGTTACTCCATCATCATGCTGCTgcttcgtcgtcgtcgtcgtctaTATCTGGAAATTGGCCAATGGCTCTCTCAGTGTGAAGGAGGAGGGACCAATGGGCATTGATTTGGTCCCGCAAATCTCGTAGCGAAGCgcctcttctctctctctctcctttgtATTTGTTGAACCGAGAGAATGCGGTGGAAGGAAGATACCTTTTGAAATACCTAAATTACCCCTGGGAACGTTGTCGGGTATCTGAGAAAGCCCTGCCACGTTGGCTTTTcggttttttaaatttattgcGATAATTCTTCTCAGTTACGCCTTTGACACGTGGCAAGAGGACCGCTCCTTTATAGCCGTTGAAAGGTACGGAGCCCAAGTGTTTCTAAACTCTCTCATCCATCCAGAGGCTCTcgaataaattaaaataaaaataacattttattttacaacTTCAGCTTTATTTTACAACCTTTTTTGCTCATGCACTGACATAGCATTTTACCAAACAAACGTGAAATTAGTTAAATAGCGAAATTCACGGATcacttttttagttttgtcgGTCCACTTATTATAGAAACTAgaaagtatataataaaataaacaaggaagaaaaaatgaagtCAAAAGTCATTAACCATGATTCTATAACCTCTCATTTTTTTCCCACAAGtcataaaccctaatcaaCTGTAATTAATGCTCCATGTGCTAAATAGTAACATAACTAACATTCCTATTTTATCAGCAAGCCCAATTTACATATTAATAACACATTTTTACAATTAGCCTCTTGAAAACAATGTACAAAAAGTAAATTGGTAACATGTCTACATAAAAATTTAGTCCTTagattcaatgttttttttacctaAACCGTTAAATTTAGATCCAATGTATAATTGGTAACATTTACGTAAACTTTGACCTGAAATCTCATGGTCTAAGTTGGTAAGTGAGAACAAAAAAGTGACTAATTTgctggtaaaaaaaaaaaaaaactgtcatCCTCGTGCAGTCATGCCCATAGTTTTTGGATATCACAAAAGCCTGACACGAATACTAtcgaagaaaagaaaaaattacgCTTAAATCTTCAATGGCCTCACACATAAAGCCCATTATACTAATACTTGCTCAGTActcattgatttgttttatgggcttaaaattttgtattcttGAAATTTTGTACACGAGTATGAATCAGACCAACTTctgttatatacttatatagtTTCAATTTTAAGAATATAGTTTCTACTAAGTACTAACAAAGTAACAATGTTTTAGAAAACCTAActctaaaaaatattgtttggCTGACCAAATTGCTAGCATTTAGTGGTATTTATTGATGAAAACAATATTGCAAAATTAGGAGGAAAACGATATAGATATGTGGTTGCTTATACTTTTTAcatagaaacaaagaaaaaaaactgataagAAGAGAGCCAAAACTAATAAATGCAAATGGTCAATCAAGGTCTAAAAAAATCTATTGAACCCTCTATAAATATCTAAAGATCATTGATTGGACCGACGCAGAAACATTTTCAGAATACTGGAATTGAGATTTTTGTCCAAAATTGAATATTTGGGACATAgtaggaaagaaaaaaaaacgaaaacaaaccTACTAGGAAACGATAATTACTTCTTGACCACCAGTTTCAGTGGCTGTTGATAGTTTTGACCCTACCATTTCTGTTTTCCATTCTCGTGTGGCTCTTATATTTCCTTGTTGTTGTATTTTGTCACTATTATTACTAAAACTAGCCTATCGTAAAAGACACCATTTCTGTTACACCAATGATAAATAACGTGGAATTGATTacaaattaccaaaaatacaaacattTCCGTGGACGAGATTAGACGAACTCGAACATTCTACAAACTTTGACAAAAGGAAGGAAACATCACTTACAAAGTCATTTGTCTAATATAGTTTCTACTTTACCATTGGGTCCCTAGACTCTGAACCTAAGTTCGATTCCAATATATAGATATGACTTTTCAGTTATGTAACAACATGCATTTGAATCAAATATCAGGCTTTCTCTTTGGATTTTCTTCTGAATCAACGAGTACCATTTGGTAACCTTGCCTATACGGCTATACATGTAATAATCGTACATGCATGGTAAGTTTATGTAAAAATGAATACAATTTCTTTACTGTGGAAGTATTGCCTAAAGTGTCATAAAGACTCTAATCCAAAGAGAAGGTCTCAGCTTGTGAAAGAAACGAAGTCACGAGAGGCGCACGTGCTTTGTCATACAGCTCATCAAAGCTAGAGACGTAATTAACCTCTTGCCAATGGTTCAACCattttgtctctttgtctCTGCATTTGAAACAGAGTacggaagaagagagaggagcgTGGCGGTGAGTAGAGTTGTATAAAGGAGAAGATAAGTGAGACATTAGGGTTAAGAGAGTAAGTGCAAGAGAGGCAGCTGAAAGTTTATTCAGTCTTGTTTCTAAGGGTTTGTGTAACCAAGGCTTTCTAGTGGATTTCCGGGTAATCTCGGTCCAGACGTAGCGTTCATCACTGAACGTGAACTGGGTTAACATTTGCTTGTGTCtgttttactttctttgtCTAAACACACGAGTGATCGAACAAAGAGAGATTTAGTGAGAGCTTCCGCATAAAACAGTTAAAGAttcaagctttttttttttacatcaacaaattggtatcagagccaggTTGAGTTTAAAGGTTGAAGAAAGGTTTGAACTTTAtaaagtttgaagctttgGTGATAAAGCAGGTTCAGACTTCATAAAGGTTGAAGCTTTGGTGTTAAAGCTTTGAACTTTCTTACTAATCATGACTTCTGGGCATTCGGAGGTGGAAAAGTTGGATGGAGAAGGAGATTACGTCCTTTGGAAAGAAAAGTTGCTTGCTCACATAGAGTTGCTGGGTTTGTTAGAAGGGctcgaagaagacgaagccattgaggaagaagagtcaACAGCTGAAACTGATTCTTTGctaacaaaaacagaagacaAAGTCCtaaaggagaagagaggaaaagcTAGATCTACAGTCATACTGAGTCTAGGAAATCACGTTCTAAGGAAGGTCATAAAGGAGAAGACTGCTGCAGGTATGATCAGAGTGTTAGACAAGCTGTTCATGGCTAAATCTTTACCAAATAGGATTTATTTAAAGCAAAGGCTTTATGGGTATAAGATGTCTGATAGCATGACTATTGAAGAGAACGTGAATGATTTCTTTAAGTTGATTTCTGATCTGGAGAATGTTAAAGTTTCTGTACCGGACGAAGACCAAGCCATTGTTCTGCTTATGTCATTACCTAAGCAGTTTGATCAGCTCAAAGATACTTTGAAGTACGGCAAAACCACTCTTGCTCTTGATGAGATCACAGGAGCAATCAGATCTAAGGTATTAGAGCTTGGAGCCAGTGGAAAAATGCTCAAGAACAGCTCTGACGCTCTGTTTGTTCAAGACAGAGGAAGATCTGAGAAACGAGACAAGAGTAGTGAAAGAAACAAGAGTCAAAGCAGATCAAAGTCAAGGGAAAAGAAGGTGTGTTGGGTTTGTGGCAAGGAAGGACATTTTAAGAAACAATGTTATGTctggaaagaaaagaacaagaaaggaAACAACTCAGAGAAGGGAGAATCCTCTAATGTCATAGGACAAGCTGCAGATGCTGCTGCTTTAGCAGTAAGAGAAGAGTCGAATGCAGACAATCAAGAAGTTGACAACGAGTGGATAATGGACACAGGGTGCTCATTTCATATGACACCAAGAAGGGACTGGTTTGTTGAGTTTGATGAGTCACAAACCGGAAGAGTGAAGATGGCAAATCAAACATATTCTGAGATCAAAGGCATTGGAAGCATAAGGATTCAGAATGATGATAATACAACCGTTCTTCTCAAGAATGTGAGATATGTCCCAAGTATGTCCAAGAACTTGATCTCGATGGGAACATTAGAAGATCAAGGTTGCTGGTTCCAGTCTAAGGCTGGGACATTAAAGGTTGTCAAAGGCTGCATGACACTACTTAAAGGAAAGAAAGTTGGTACTTTGTACCTCTTGCAAGGAGTTGTTGTAACAGGAAATGCAAACGCAGTTACAAGCTCAAAAGATGAATCAAAGATATGGCACAGCAGATTATGCCATATGAGTCAGAGAAATATTGATGTGTTGATCAAGAAAGGATGCCTTCAAGCTGAAAAGATAAATGGTCTCGAGTTTTGTGAAGACTGTGTGTACGGGAAAACACATAGAGTTGGTTTTGGGTCTGCAAAACATGTCACAAGAGAGAAACTTGAGTACATTCACTCGGATCTTTGGGGAGCGCCATCAGTACCAAACTCACTAGGTAATTGTCAGTACTTTATCACGTTTATTGATGACCTTACAAGAAAAGTATGGATTtattttctgaagaagaaagaacatttcttctcttgtATGTTGATGATATGTTGATCATATCAAAGAACAAGGAAACAGTCAAGGAATTAAAGGAAAGACTGAGTTCAGAGTTTGAAATGAAGGATTTGGGGCCTGCAAGGAAAATTCTGGGAATGGAGATAACAAGAAACcgagaagaaaatattttggagTTATCTCAGAGAAGTTATCTGCAAAAGGTGTTAAAGACATTCAGAATGGATGAATGCAAGCCTGTTAAAACACCATTGGCACCACATATGAAGTTTGTAGCAGCAACAGAGACTGAAGCAGAGGAGCAAGCTGATCAAATGAAGTCTATACCTTATGCAAATGCAGTGGGAAGCATAATGTATTCTATGATCGGGTCAAGGCCTGACCTTGCTCATCCTGTTGGAGTCATAAGTAGGTTTATGAGTAAACCATTGATGAATCATTGGCTAGGTGTGAAATGGGTTCTCCGTTACATTAAGGGGTCTATTGATTCAAGGCTGCAGTACAAGAGAGAAGGTGATTTTGTGGTGACAGGGTACTGTGATTCAGATCACTCTGGAGATCGTGATCGAAGTAGATCGACCACAGGGTACACATTCACTGTAGGAGGGAACATAGTAAGCTGGAGGTCATGCTTGCAGCCAGTTGTTGCACTGTCATCAACAGAGGCTGAGTATATAGCCTTAACAGAGGCTGCAAAAGAAGCATATTGGCTAAAAGACTTGATGAATGAGCTGGGATTTAAACAAGGAGCGGTAGATATCCATTGTGATTCTCAGAGTGCTATAGCTTTAGCAAAGAATGCAGTTCATCATGAAAGGACAAAGCATATCCAGAGAAGGTTTCATTACATCAGAGATGCAATCACTGATGGAGAAGTGAAAGTGCTGAAAATATCCACAGTTCATAATCCATCGGATATTTTCACAAAGGTGGTACCGGTTAACAAGTTCCTGAGCGCGTTGAAGAAGCTCAGGGTTACAAGTGCCTGATAAGGGATCATGGTCCGAGATGGAAATCAAGTTACACTAGAAGGGAAGCAAAGGAAAGGTTGACACTAAGGCAAGGTGAAGTTTTGTGGAAGTATTGCCTAAAGTGTCATAAAGACTCTAATCCAAAGAGAAGGTCTCAGCTTGTGAAAGAAACGAAGTCACGAGAGGCGCACGTGCTTTGTCATACAGCTCATCAAGGCTAGAGACGTAATTAACCTCTTGCCAATGGTTCAACCattttgtctctttgtctCTGCATTTGAAACAGAGTacggaagaagagagaggagcgTGGCGGTGAGTAGAGTTGTATAAAGGAGAAGATAAGTGAGACATTAGGGTTAAGAGAGTAAGTGCAAGAGAGGCAGCTGAAAGTTTATTCAGTCTTGTTTCTAAGGGTTTGTGTAACCAAGGCTTTCTAGTGGATTTCCGGGTAATCTCGGTCCAGACGTAGCGTTCATCACTGAACGTGAACTGGGTTAACATTTGCTTGTGTCtgttttactttctttgtCTAAACACACGAGTGATCGAACAAAGAGAGATTTAGTGAGAGCTTCCGCATAAAACAGTTAAAGAttcaagctttttttttttacatcaacatttactaataaaaatgtatagttgaattttcaatattatatgCTCCAATTGATACTTCAGAATGTGTTAAGATTTTCAGCTTAGCAAAAGTACACAAAAACTATAGTAGAAtagttcaaaaaaaattacaataacaATTAATGATAAATTTTGAGACCATTTTTGACACTGCaatttccttttaaaataattaataacaaattaacaatcaaaatggTGTATACACTCACCTACCATTCAAACCCATAATTTCATATAGAACATATTcctaaaaatgtgaaaaaattttaaaagattaaaaaatatttgacaaagagtcaaatacaaaaaaaaaaaaaaaaaatcctatcTATGTTTAATTTTGGCCATCAGAAGGGAAATCAAATAAAGGGGAGATAGAGCGAGTATACATATACAAGCTACTCGCAGCGTCTGCAAATTCATCTATCCATCATATTTCTCTGCTGctctctgctttcttcttcttcttcttcttcttcttcttcttcttcttcttcttcttagtttgattcaaaaaatctccttcctcttcttacTTTATCTCGTATTATCCATTAATCCTAAACCCTTTAGTCTCTCCATCTTCCGCTTCAACAATCAGAATTTGGGTTTGGCGAAAGATGCTAACTTTGAAAGTGAGACTAATCGTTTGAGTAAAAAACATGCGAATTTTGTGTGATGCTTGTGAGAGCGCCGCCGCTATCGTCTTTTGCGCCGCCGACGAAGCTGCCCTCTGTTGCTCCTGCGACGAAAAAGTAACCACCTTTACCtgaaaaaaatctcatttttcttaaagTAACACTTTTATCTCAACAAATGcaaaaatttggaatttttgaGACAATATCTAGTTGAAGTGctaaatttatagattttgaGGTTATTATAACTCGAACATGGCCAAAGTAGTACCAAAAgttgtgttttgattgttAAAGAAACATTCTAGTGATTTTAGCTTGTCATAATTTGAACTTTGCATATAGCAGTTCTCTGGTGATACACTTTATTTACAGTTACAGTCACTCTATTGAAGCTGGAAGAGCTATGAGACTTTTTGTTATCTGCAATGGCTTTGATTGAGGACGTGGTTAGATATAAgttataagaaagaaacatttttgtttgtgtgtttagGTTCATAAGTGCAACAAGCTGGCTAGTCGGCATCTTCGTGTAGGCTTAGCTGATCCGAGTAATGCACCAAGCTGTGACATATGCGAAAATGCACCCGGTATTGATATGATTCCTCTTTCTTTAGTGTATAAGAGGAAGCGgaagtttcagtttttgacatgtttgttttgttgttgatcgATGAACAGCATTCTTTTACTGTGAGATAGATGGTAGTTCCCTTTGTCTACAATGTGATATGGTGGTACATGTTGGTGGGAAGAGAACACATAGGCGGTTTCTATTACTGAGACAGAGAATTGAGGTTTGACTTTTGAAAATGCAAGGATCTTGAAGCATTCTTGATTTGTGGTATTGACTGTTCTTTACAATGTTGTGTTCTTGTAGTTTCCAGGCGATAAGCCTAATCATGCTGACCAACTGGGACTACGGTGTCAAAAGGCTTCCTCTGGTCGTGGTCAAGAATCAAATGGGAATGGTGATCATGATCATAATATGATCGATCTTAACTCCAATCCTCAAAGAGTACACGAGCCTGGATCACATAACCAAGTACGTGTATCTTATCTAGATGAACATAATCAATCTTGCCTCAGTGTCTCTAAAgctgttttgtttgtgtttcaagGAGGAGGGTATTGATGTAAATAACGCAAACAATCACGAGCATGAATAGTGATCGCAGATACACAAGATCAAGTAAGAACCTATGCAAGAACAGTATCTTTACAGGGAAAtgtcttattttgttttgaagaaattaGCTTAGAGGAAacaaatatgttgttttctgaatttcttctcttttcctttcttttgtgAAATGATCAATTAGTGGATAACGATTCTTCAGAGTTATATctcaaatatatgattttctctcttctcacaTTCAGACAAAGCTTTAatagaaaatagtaaaatgGTTAGCCATTAAAGGAGATGCCTTCTTGGCTCGGTTTAAGTGATCACCATGAGCCATGactattatcttcttcttctctctctgattAGTTTTGTTAACTCTGAGTTATAAACATGAGTAATTTGAGAGTCATATGATCTTGAACTGCAATCTCTCATTACTCAAGTCTCAACATACTGTTTCGATGTTTCTCGCTCCatttttttgaacataaatTGTAATGTCATTTTCCTGCATTAGATGTGATTTTGAGCTCAGAGAGCATAATGTTACTAGTTTCATAACTTGTAAAGACAGAGTTTTTGAGTGATAACAATGATAGAAACAGACTACTAACTCAATTATTAGTAGTAACGAGTAGGTACTAAGATATTAAccatgaagaaacaaaactagtCTCACATGATAACACAGAACTGACTTTTATACCTGAAGAAGAGTATAATAACTCAAATGACCAGAATCAAGCTcaagtttttgagttttgatctATGGAACCATTATTACAAATAGCTTAGTAGGTGTAGCCTTTTACAAACATACCCTCCTTGGCTTCCTCAGACTCGCCTTCTCCAGTGTATTTCCCGAGCTGAGCCAGCGAATTGGCTTTGGCTCTGGCCAAGAGAATGTCCTGAGCCGCCTTCACGTTCTCTTCCTTGCCTCCCCATGTCTTCAAGCAAGTGTTCTGCAAGGCACGTGCGTAGGAGAAGGACACGTGCCATGGGTTCGGTGCCTGGTTCATTGCGTTCAAGTTCAAGGTCGCCTCCAACTCGGACTGTCCACCAGACAAGAACTGCATACAATAGATAGTTTAACATAAATCTCAAGCATAGTTTCTTCAGCTGCAAAAGTTTACAGTATCAGAGAAAACTTGCCATGATTCCGGGGACAGCAGGAGGGATTCTGTTGCGAAGGAGCTTGAGAGTGTAGGAAGCAACCTGCTCAGGAGTAGCTCTGTCTGTGGCCTCAGCTCCTGGAGTAACCATGCTTGGCTTCAGGAGAATACCTTCGAACATGACGTTGTTCTGAGCGAGGTAGAAGAAGACCTCAGCCCAAACCTTCTCTGCAACGTCGTATGTCCTGTCAATGCCGTGTTCTCCGTCCAACATAATCTCTGGCTCCACAATCGGCACCAGACCGCTGTCCTGTAGAACACAAACTCAAACGCATGAGTATATTCAAGACAGTAATGGAACTCAGAAACAGCGGTGCAGTTAGAAATAGATAGTACTTGAGAAATAGCTGCGTAGCGAGCAAGTCCCCAAGCTGCTTCTTTAACAGCCAAAGCAGAGGGTCCATTTGGAATGCTCACAACAGTACGCCTAATCATACATACATGGAgctcaattaaaaaaagacaCCATTTgacaaatatatgatattgatTCTGCAATCCGAGCATATATTAACGTACCATTTGGCGAAACGAGCACCTTGTTGGTAGTAAGCAGCGGTGCGAGAGGCTAAACCGTCAAGTCCTTGGCACCATGACTCGTCGTAAGACCCAACAAGTGGCACCAAACCCTATTTATATTCATTGGAATcgaacaaatataaaaaactaaaccagAATCTGTTTGTAAACCGGTCAAATCTAAGAATAGACCAAAC
It encodes the following:
- the FBA1 gene encoding fructose-bisphosphate aldolase 1 (fructose-bisphosphate aldolase 1 (FBA1); FUNCTIONS IN: fructose-bisphosphate aldolase activity, catalytic activity; INVOLVED IN: response to cadmium ion, pentose-phosphate shunt; LOCATED IN: in 8 components; EXPRESSED IN: 25 plant structures; EXPRESSED DURING: 15 growth stages; CONTAINS InterPro DOMAIN/s: Aldolase-type TIM barrel (InterPro:IPR013785), Fructose-bisphosphate aldolase, class-I (InterPro:IPR000741); BEST Arabidopsis thaliana protein match is: fructose-bisphosphate aldolase 2 (TAIR:AT4G38970.1); Has 4798 Blast hits to 4794 proteins in 909 species: Archae - 0; Bacteria - 735; Metazoa - 1150; Fungi - 8; Plants - 476; Viruses - 0; Other Eukaryotes - 2429 (source: NCBI BLink).) translates to MASSTATMLKASPVKSDWVKGQSLLLRQPSSVSAIRSHVAPSALTVRAASAYADELVKTAKTIASPGHGIMAMDESNATCGKRLASIGLENTEANRQAYRTLLVSAPGLGQYISGAILFEETLYQSTTDGKKMVDVLVEQNIVPGIKVDKGLVPLVGSYDESWCQGLDGLASRTAAYYQQGARFAKWRTVVSIPNGPSALAVKEAAWGLARYAAISQDSGLVPIVEPEIMLDGEHGIDRTYDVAEKVWAEVFFYLAQNNVMFEGILLKPSMVTPGAEATDRATPEQVASYTLKLLRNRIPPAVPGIMFLSGGQSELEATLNLNAMNQAPNPWHVSFSYARALQNTCLKTWGGKEENVKAAQDILLARAKANSLAQLGKYTGEGESEEAKEGMFVKGYTY